Sequence from the Amycolatopsis sp. NBC_00345 genome:
TGTTCGCGATCGACTACCCCTACGAGTTCACCGGGCCGGCCACGACCGCGTTCGCCGGGGCCGCGCTCAGCGATACCGACCGGCACAAGATCGCGCACGGCAACGCCGAACGACTGCTCAAACTCAACCCCTGAGCCAAAAACCCTAGGTCAGCCGGGTCGGCGACGGCCCAGCCGCCCAGCCCAAATGGTCCGACACCGTCGCCGCGGCAGTCGCGGTGGCCAGGCCGGCGGCCGTCAGCCGGGGAGCCACCCGGTGGTGCGGCGCGGACACGTTCAGCGCCGCCACCACCCGGCCTCGGAAGTCGCGGATCGGCGCGGAGACGCCGGACAGGCCGGGCTCGAATTCCTCCTCCACACGGGCGAAACCGTGCGCCCGGGCCTCCTGGACCTTCGCCCACAGAGCCGGGAGATCGGCCAGCGACGGGAAACGCACGTACAGCTCGTCGGGCGTCGCGTCCAGCAGGAGGACGCGCCCGGCCGACGTGCGGTCCGCCGGGACGCCGCGGCCCTCCCAGCCGCGCACGCGGAACGAGTGCCCGGAGACCGAAAGCAGCGTCAGCACTTCCTGGTCCCGCAGCACACACAGGTGAACGGTCTCCTCCAGGTCCGCCGACAGCGCGCGCATCACCGGCTCCGCGGCCCGCGCCAGGCGGTCCTCCACCGTTCGCGCGACGAGCGAGAACAGCCGGCGCCCCATGCGGTACTCCAGCGTGTCCGGGTCGCGCTCGACGACACCCTCCTCGGCCAGCGCCTTGAGCGCGCGCGAGACCTGGCTCTTCTCCCGGCCCGTCAGCTGCGCCAGCCGGACGACGCCGAGCCCGCCCGCGCGTTGGCCTTCTTCCGACGCCAGCGCTTCGAGCAGGTCGAGGTCGCGGCGCAGGCCGTGGCCGGGATGGCGGTCCATGGGGAGCAGCGTAAGCGAGTTGGCCCCAGCGCAACGCGCATTGCGATCCGCCCGCGTGGCTTGCCGTCGCGAGAGGGCCGCTCGTAGCTTCGGGAGGGAAGCGAAGGGGCACAATGAAGATCACGGACATCACGCTCGACCGCCTGCGGCTGCGGCTGGACCCGCCGTTGCGCGCGGCGTGGGACCCGGAGCCGCGCCGGCAGTTCGACGCCACGATCGTGCGGGTGCACACCGACGACGGCGTCACCGGCATCGGGTCCGGCGACACCATGGCGGGCTTCGACGCCGTCAAGCACCTGTTCGTCGGCGAGGACCCGCTGGACATCGTCCGGCACGTCAAGGCCATCGAGACGGCCAACTTCCACGGCGGCCGCTACTGGCCGCTGGAGGTCGCGCTCTGGGACATCATCGGCAAGGTCGCCGGCCTGCCGGTCGCCACGCTCTTCGGCAACGCCGCGCGGTCGGTGCCCGTGTACGCGTCCACGGCGGAGCTCAAGCCGCCGGCGGAACGCGTCGAGTCCGCGTTCGAGGCGCGCGAAGCCGGGTTCCGCGCGATGAAGATCCGCATCGACCGCGACCGTGCCGCCGAGGGCGTGGCGACGGTCGCCGCCGTGCGGGACGCGCTCGGGCCGGACTTCGAGATCATGGTCGACCTCAACCAGTCGTGGCGGATGGCGGGGGACACCGCGCCCGCGACGGACCTGGTCGCGACGCGCCGGCTGGTGCGCGGGCTCGCCGAGCTGGACGTGTTCTGGGTCGAGGAACCCTTGCCGTACCACGATCTCGACGGCTTCCGCACCCTGCGCGCCGACAACCCCGGCGTCCGGCTCGCGGCGGGGGAGATGCATGACTCGGTGCCGGAACTCCTGCGCTGCCTGGAAGAGGACGTGCTCGACGTCTACCAGATGGACGTCGTGCTCGCCGTGGGCATGCACCGCGCACGGACCCTGGCGGAGCTGGCGCAGTTCAAGCACCGCGCGTTCACCCCGCACAGCTGGACCAACGGCATCGGCGTGCTGGCGAACCTGGCCGTCGCGGCCGGGGCCGGCGGCGGGCCGTACTTCGAGTTCCCGTTCGACCCGCCGGGCTGGACGCCGCGGCGGCGCGACTTCATGCTGGCCGAGCCCGTGACGGTCAGCGCGGCCGGCGAGCTGGCGGTGCCGGCCCGGCCCGGGCTCGGCATCGAGCTGGACGAGCAGGCGCTCGACCGCTGGCGGATCCGGGACTCCTGAGCGCCCACCCGGCGCCGGTCTTGGGCCGGTGTCCCCCTGAAGGCCACCTTGAGGGTCCTACATGCCCTCAAGGTGGCCTTCAGGGACTTCGGAACGGCGGGGCGACAAGCAAGCCCCCCGCCGCGTCAGCTCTTCAGGCCGTGCTCGATCGCCTCGATGATCCGCGGCCGCAGCTCGGCCGCGCTGATGATCGCGTCCACCGAGCCGACCTCGACCGCGCGCTGGATGCTGTGCACCCGGTCGAACTCCGACGCCACCTGGCCCAGCTTCTCGGCGCGCACGCCGGACTGGACCTCGGCCAGCTCCGCCGTCAGCGCCGCGCGCTCGGCGCCGCTGACCTCGGCCAGGCGGGCCTGCAGCGAGGCCACGCGCGGGTCGTTCGCTGTGCGGGTGTTCACCTCACCGGCGAACACCACCGCCGCGGCGGGCGCCCCGCCGAGCACGGAGGCGAACGAGCCCTCCAGGGCGAGCACCGTCATCTTCGGGTTCAGCGCCTTGGAGAACACCACGAACGCGCCGCCGTGGTAGCGGGAGATCACGGTGAACACGATCGGGCCGTCGAAGTTGACGATGGCGCGGCCGATCTCGGCGCCGTATTCCAGCTGCAGCTTGCGCATCGACTCCGGGGAGCCGTCGAAGCCCGACAGGTTGGCCAGCACCACCAGCGGCCGGTTGCCGCTGGCCGAGTTGATCGCGCGCGCCGCCTTCTTCGACGAGCGCGGGAACAGCGTGCCGGCCGTGTAGGTGTCCGGGCCGTCGGTGGGCGGGAAGCCGCGGCGCGGCACCGAGCGCGACTCGATGCCGAGCAGGCACACCGGGCGGCCGCCGATGTGCACGTCCTGCACCGCCGCCGTGTCCGCGTCCGCCATGCCGGCCCAGCGCTCCAGCACCGGGTGGTCCTGATCGGACAGTGCGCGCATCACCGTGCGGATGTCGAAGGGCTTCTTCCGGTCCGGGTTGTGCTCGGCCGAGAAGATCTGGCCCACCGTGGTGAAGTCGCTGCCGACGATCGCGTGCGGGTAGCCCGAGACGTCGCGGCCCACCGGGTCGGTCGTCACGGCCTGGCGCGGTGCGGGCTCGCCCGGCACCACGTAGGTGTGGTCGTAGTGCGACATCAGCACGTCGCGTGCCCCGGCCAGGTTCGGCGCCCAGTACTGCGCCTGCCCGTTCGGGCCCATCACCCGGTCGTAGCCGCCGATGCCGAAGTTGTCCTCGGCCGACACGCCGCCGGAGAAGTCCAGCGCGTCCTTGCCGGTGAGCACCATCGCCGAGTCCGGCGTCATCACCAGGATTCCCTTGGTGTGCATGAGCATCGTGGCTTCGGCGTTCCAGTACGGCTGCGCGCCCACGTTGATCCCGGCGACGACGATGTTGATCTCGCCGCCCCCCTGGGTGAACTCGATGATCCGCTTGAGCGCGGCCGCCACCCAGTCCATGTTCTCGGTGCCGGAGTCCATCGAGATCCGCGCGCCGGAGGAGATCGAGAACCACTCCAGCGGCACCTGCTTGCGCTCGGCCAGGTCCAGCGCGGCGATCACGCGGGCGCACTCGGGCTCGGACAGCGCGCCCAGCGCCTTCGTCGGGTCGCCCAGCAGCACCACACGCTCGACGCCCTCGGGCACCAGCTTGGTCGGCGTGCGCACGACGCCCGCGACGATCGCGGCCTTGTTCCCGCCCCGCGGCCGGTCCACCGGCACCAGCGCGCCGGAGTCGTCGAGGTCGTGCTCGACGAAGCTGCCGGCGCCGGCCAGCATCCCGGTCAGCTCGTACGGGTAGACGGTGTCGCGCCGCGCCGCGCGCAGCACCTTCTGCCGGTAGCCGTCCAGCGGCTGCACCAGCTCGGACGACGGCTTGCCCACCGCCAGCCGCACGCCGGAGCCGACGTCGTTGCGGATCGTGACGGCCACCTCGGTCAGCTCGCCCGTCTCCCGGTCGCGCCGCCGCGCCAGGAAGAGGATCTCCTCCAGGCCCGCGCCCGCCGTGGTCGGCAGGACGCGCTGGGCGAGCAGGTTCAGCTCGTCCATGGTCAGCTCGCTCGGCGGCCAGACGTACAGGACGACGCGGTTGGTGTCGAAGCGCTTCTTCGCCGGCCGCTGCGCCTGCACGTTGCGGATGGCGTCGAGGCACCCGGCGAGGGTGTCCTCGGCCGACGGCAGCGAAACGAGCCGCCCGTCGGCCTCGCGCAGCGGGGTGAGGTCGCGGACCTGCGCCATCGCGACCAGCCGCTCGTCGGCCGGGTTGGCCTTGGCGACGCACTTGAACAGGTACACCTCCTCGTCCGACGAGGGCAGCCGGGTGAGGTCGAACTCCTGGAGCCGCTGCAGCTGCATGCGCTCGGCCACGCGCGGGTGCAGCCCGCGGATGACCCGGTCCTCGGCGAAGCCGCTGCCGTTCCCCGTGGTCTCGGTGCTTCGGCGGAAGGTGAAGTGGTGGTGGAACACCGCGCCGTCGCCCCCGGCCACGGTGGTGGTGATCCGGTCGACGCGCTCGGGCAGCGGGTGCGCCGCGATCACCTCGCCGAGGCGGGTGGCCATCGCGTCCGCGTCCGGCTGGCCGGCCCAGCGCACGTAGACGTCGGCGACCACGTGCGCGCCGGGCGCGGCGTCCCCGGCCAGCTCGCCGACCGCGCGGACGGCGTCGGGCAGCTGCGCGAAGTCGACGGCGGTGGTGACCACCCGCGCCGGCTCCGCGTGCTCGGCGGTGACGAACGTGCAGCCCGCGACGTCGCGCGAGCGGATGCCCGACAGGCTCTTGTTGCCGTAGTAGCGGCGGGTCAGCACTTCGAGCAGCGGCGCCGGGTCGGTGCCCGGCCTGCCGATGCGCTGGCCGATGATCCGCACCAGCGGCTCGGAGCCTGCGACCATGGCGGCGATGCGCTCGGCGCGGTCCGGCGAGTCCGGGTGCCGGTCGAGGTGGCGCAGGCTCTGCCGCACGCCGGCGTAGACCTCCGCGCGGGCCCGGCGCAGCATCGGCTGCGCGAACCAGCGGAACACCACGCCGCGGGCGAGGTCGCTGACCGCCGGGTACCGCACCTGCGTGGCGGCCACGAGGTGCTCCAGCGCCAGGCCGGCCTCCTCGCGCAGCGACTCCGCGGGCGGCGCCTCGGTGAGCCACTGGCGCAGCAGCGCCGAGACGATCGCGACGTCGGACGAGGCCCGCTGCTGGGCCAGGAAGATGCGGAAGACCGCCTCCTCCAGCTCCGGTGTGCGCTCCAGGTCCGGGACGCCGTAGTGGCCCAGCACGCGCCGCAGCCGGCCCTGGAAGGTCTCCGGCAGCCCGGCGCGCTCGACGTCGAGGCTCTGCAGGTAGGAGTGGAAGTACTCGCGGGCGCTGTGCACCGGCCGCTCGGCGCTGATGTCCTCGCCGGCCGGCTTGTTGCGGGTCAGCTCGGACAGGTCCGCGAAGGCGCCCAGCAGATCGACTTCGGCGGTCATCAGCGGACGGCCGGACTCGCCCAGCTCGGCGCGCGCGGCGAGGTAGCCGGTCAGCACGCGGCGCTGGTCGTACGGGTCCACGTCGAAGCCGAGCAGCAGGCTGCGCAGGTCCTGCAGGCCGCGTTCGGCGCGGTCGGCGGCCGACACGGCGGTGGGCTCGGCGGGCAGGTCGATCTCGACGGCCTCGGTCGCGGCCGCCTCGTCCGCGGCGTCCTCGGTGCCCTCGTCGGCCAGCGGCTCCAAGCGCAGCAGCGCCGCGCCCGTCTCCACCTGGCTGCCGATCGACACCGGCAGCTCCCGCACACGGGCCCGGAACGGCGCCCGCAGCACCGTCTCCATCTTCATGCTTTCCAGCACGAGGATCGGCGCGCCGCCGTCCACCTCATCGCCGACGGCGACCGGTGTCGCGACCACCAGCGCGGGCGCGGGGGAGCGGACCACGCCGCCCTCGTCGAGGCTGACGCGGTGCGTGACGCCGTCGACCTCGACCAGGTGCACCGGGCCGTGGGTGCCGGTGACCAGGCGGAAACGCCTGCCGTTGACGGTGATCTGGCCGCTGTGGGCGTCGAAGCGGTCGATCTCGACGTCGGCCGGGCAGACCTCGCCGCCACCGCTGATGCCGACGCGGAAGCGCTTCTGCCCGACGCGGGCCACGGAAACCCGGTAGCCGACGCCGCGGAGCTTGAGGTCCAGCGGGCGGCCGCTTTCGTGCTGCACCTGCGGGCGGCCGCCGCGCGCGGTGGACAGCAGCCGCTGGCGGGCGACTTCTTCCTCGTCCTCGTAGGCCTCGATGGCGGCTGCGGCGAGCGCGATCGCGGAGTGCTTGTGCGTGACGAGCCTGCCCTCGCCGCGGACGCGGTCGATCCAGCCGGTGTCGGCGCTGGCGTCGATCACCTCGGGCTGGTCGAGCAGGTCGAGTACGAAGCTCTTGTTGGTGGCGCCGCCTTCGATGATCACCGTGGTCTCGCCGAGCGCGCGGCGCAGCCGGGCCAGTGCCTGGTTACGGTCGCTGCCGTAGGCGATGATCTTGGCGATCATCGAGTCGAAGTCGGCGGGGATGGTGTCGCCCTCGCTGACGCCGGTGTCGACGCGGATGCCAGGGCCCGCGGGCAGCAGCAGCCGCGCGATGTGGCCGGGGGAGGGGGCGAAGTCGCGGTCCGGGTCCTCGGCGTTCAGCCGCGCCTCGACGGCGTGCCCGGACTCCGCCGGCTGCGGGCCTTCCAGCTTGCCGCCCTCGGCGACGTGCAGCTGCAGCCGCACCAGGTCGGTGCCGGTGGTGATCTCGGTGATCGGGTGCTCCACCTGGAGCCGGGTGTTCACCTCGAGGAAGGCGAACAGCTTGTCCCCGGGGTGGTAGAGGAATTCGACGGTGCAGGCGCCGCGGTAGTCCACGGCCACGGCGAGCCGTTCGGCCGATGCCTTCAGCTCGGCGGTCTGCTCGGGGGAGAGCACCGGCGACGCCGACTCCTCGATGATCTTCTGGTTGCGCCGCTGCACCGAGCAGTCGCGGACGCCGAGCGCCCACGCCGTCTCGCCGTCGGAGATCACCTGGACCTCGACGTGCCGCGCGCCGGTGACCAGGCGCTCCAGGAACACGATGCCGCTGCCGAACGCGCGCAGCGCCTCCTGGCTGGTGCGCTCGTAGGCGTCGGTGAGGTCTTCGGCCGAGGCGACCATGCGGATGCCGCGCCCTCCGCCGCCAGCGGTGGCCTTGAGCATCAGCGGGTAGCCGATCTCGTCGCCGGCGCGCAGTGCGGCGTCCAGGCTCGCGACCTCGCCGCGGCTCCACGGCGCGACCGGGACCCCGACCTCCTCGGCGATCAGCTTCGCGCCGATCTTGTCACCGAGCTTGCGCATCGCTTCGGCGCTGGGGCCGACGAACGTGACGCCGACCTTCTCGCACAGCTCGGCGAACGCCGGGTCCTCGGCCACGAAGCCCCAGCCGACCCACGCGGCGTCGGCCTTGGTCTCGACCAGTGCCTTCTCCAGCACGGCGAGGTCGAGGTAGGGACGGGCCGAGGCCGGGCCCAGCGGATAGGCCAGGTCGGCCTCACGGACGAACGTCGAGGACCGGTCCGCATCGGTGTAGAGGGCGACCGTCTCGATCCGCGCCCCGGTTTCCGCGGAAAGGTCCCGGACTGCGTGGATCAGCCGCATCGCGGCCTCCCCGCGGTTCACGATGGCGACACGACTGAACACCGACTGAGCCTCCCATGTACCCACGCGCAGCAGGCGACGTCCGGCCCCCGGATCGTCGCCTGCACTTGCTTACACCCTGCTCCCTTACCCGCCGGTACACCAATGTCGTGCATGGCGCATGCCGGAGCCGCTGGATTGTGGGAACCAGCCAAAAAGCGGCCTGGACCACACGGGTCCGACCGCCGTTCGCGCGAGGTTCGCCACAAATCACACCGAACAAGCTAGCGCGGGGCGACTGGGGAAGGCCCGAGAGTAAGGGGCGGACAGGGGGTCTTCGCCGCCACGCTGTGTGGCGGCCATCCGCCGTTCAGGCCGGCGACGGGGTGGCGGCCGGATTTTCACCGTCCGGCTCACTCCTTATTTACCTAACTTAGGTATACAGTCAACGGAGAAACATACCTAAGTTAGCTACCTTACCTGGTGGCTGCCGAACCCGAGGAGCGGAAATGAGCTCGGTCCTGATCTCCGGCGCCAGCATCGCCGGCCCCGCGCTGGCCTACTGGCTGCGCCGTTACGGCTTCGACGTCACGGTCGTCGAAAAGGCCGGCACCCCGCGCGGCGGCGGTTACCCCATCGACGTCCGCGGCACGGCACTGGACGTGGTCGAGCGGATGGGCCTGCTGCCGGAGCTGCGCGCCGCCCACATCGACGGCCGCCGGATCACCTTCCTCGACCCCGAAGGCGGCCCGGTCGCCTCGATCCGCCCGGAAGTCCTCACCGGCAGCGTCGACGGCCGCGACCTGGAGGTGCCCCGCGGCGACCTCACCCAGGCCCTCTACGGCGCCGTCCGCGACGACGTCGAATTCCTCTTCAACGACAGCATCACCACGCTCGACGACCACGCCGGCGGCGTCGACGTGACCTTCCGCAGTGGCGCCCGGCGCACGTTCGACCTCGTCGTCGGCGCCGACGGCCTGCACTCCGGCGTCCGGGCCCTCGTTTTCGGTCCTGAGGAACAGTTCCACCACTACCTCGGCTACTGCTTCGCCGGCTTCACCATGCCCAACGACTTCGGCCTGTCCCACGAGGGCGTCGTCTGGAACACGCCGGGCCGGGCCGCGATCCGTTACGCCGTCGGTGACAGCGACGAACTGCACGGCTTCCTCAACTTCGCCCGCCCCGAACCGCCGTTCGACGCGTTCCGCGACCCGGCCGCCCAGCGCGAGCTGGTCGCCTCGGTCTTCGCCGGCGAGGACTGGGCGGTGATCCCCCGCATGGTCGAAGCCATGCGCACCGCCGACGACCTCTTCTTCGACGTCGTCAGCCAGATCCACCTGCCCCGCTGGTCGGCCGGCCGCGTCGCCCTGGTCGGCGACGCCGCCCACGCCCCGTCGTTCCTCAGCGGCCAGGGCTCCAGCCTCGCCCTGGTCGGCGCGTACATGCTCGCCGGCGCGCTGGCCACCGCCGGCGACCACACGAGCGCGTTCGCCGCCTACGAGCAGGACACCCGCCCGTTCGTCGAGCTGAACCAGGCCCTGGTCACCGGTGGCGGCGCCACGCTCCTGCCCACCACGGCCGAGGCGCTGGACCAGCGCAATGCCGCCCTCCGCGACTTCACCTCCCTGCCCGCCGACACCGGCCGCCCGGCCTACACCGCGCTCCGGCTGCCCGACTTCACGAACGTGTGACGCCCCGGCGGCCGCGGCTGTGGATCTCGCGGAACGTTTTCCGCGGTCCTCGCCGCGGTGCCGGCGGTTTTCCGTAGCTCTCGGCCGTTCGGGAGGTGACCCTTGACACACCCTTCCGGGTGGACCTACGTTCACCGGTAATCGATTTCTCGACGACGCCCGCTCGTGACCGGACGGCGCGAGCGGCCGAGGGGCGAGGGCGGTAATGGGCGACGACGGCGTCGCGCTGGTCGAGCTGGCCGGCGTCAGCAAGGCCTACGGCGGGGTGCGTGCGGTGCGCTCGGTGGACTTCACCGTGCACGCGGGGGAGGTGCACGCGCTGCTCGGGGAGAACGGGGCGGGCAAGTCCACCCTGATGAAGGTGCTCTCCGGTGAAGTGGCCGCCGACGAGGGGACGATCCGGATCGCCGGGGAGGCGGTCCGGTTCGCCCGGCCCGCCGATGCGCAGCGGGCCGGCGTCGCGATGATCCACCAGGAGCTGGACCTCGTGCCCGCGCTTTCCGTGGCGGAGAACGTTTTCCTCGGCCGCGAGCCGCACACGCGCGGCGTGCTCGACCGCCGCCGGATGGTGGCCGAGACCCGGCAGCTGCTGGCGCGCACGGGCGTCGGCTTCGACGCGGCCACGCCGGTGGAGCTGCTGCGCACCGGCGAACGGCAGCTGGTCACCATCGCCAAGGCGCTCTCGCTCGACGCGCGGATCCTGATCATGGACGAGCCGACTTCGGCGTTGTCCCCGCACGAGGTGACGCGGCTGTTCGCGGTGATCGACCAGCTCCGCCGCGACGGCGTGGCCGTGGTCTACATCTCGCACCGGATGGAGGAGATCGGCCGCGTCGCCGACCGCGCGACGGTGCTGCGCAACGGCGAAGTGGTTGCCGAGTTCGCCGCGCGCGAGCTGACCGCGGCGCAGGCCGCCGAGGCGATGGTCGGCCGCCCGGTGCACCTGATGTTCCACGCCGAGACCCGCGCGACGGCGACCGAGGACGTGCTGGAGGTGGCGGACCTCGTGGTCCGGCCCCGCGCCGGGCGGCGTGAGCCCGCCGGGATCAGCCTGCGCGTCGGGGCGGGCGAGATCGTCGGCGTCGCCGGATTGCTGGGCTCTGGCCGCACGGAGCTGCTGGAGACGCTGTACGGCGCCGGGCCGAAGAGCGCCCGGAGTGGCACGGTTCGCTTGCGGGGCAAGGACTTCCGTCCACGGTCGCCGCGCGCGGCGCTGCGGGCCGGCGTCGCGTACGTGCCGGAGGATCGGCGCGTCTCCGGGCTCGCGCTGGAGCACTCGGTGCTGGCCAACACCGTGCTGTCTATTGTGGACGGAATGGCGCGGTTCGGCCTCGTGCCCGCCGCCCGCGAGCGCAGCCGGGCGCGTGAGACGGCGGAGCGACTCGGCGTGAAGCTCACTTCGCTGGCCGACCCCGTCGGCGCGCTGTCCGGCGGCAACCAGCAGAAGGTCGTGCTGGGCCGGGCACTGCTCACCGAGCCGGCCCTGCTGCTGCTCGACGAGCCGACCCGCGGCGTGGACGTCGGCGCGAAGGCCGAGATCTACCGGATCCTCGGCGAAATCGCGCGGACCGGCGTCGGCGTGCTCTTGGCGTCTTCCGAACCCGCGGAGCTGGTCGGGGTGTGCGACCGCGTGGTCGTGCTCCGGGGCGGCCGCAGCGTCGACGAGTTGGATACCGCGCTGGCCGGCGAGGCGGAACTGCTCGCGGCGTCGATGGGAGATGTCCAGTGAAGGCTGTCGCGGTGCTGTTCCGGTTCCAGAGTGTGTTCGGGCTGGTCATCGTGTTCGCCGCGGCCGTCGCGTTTTCCCCGTCGTACGGCGGGAGCCTGGTGTTCCTGGGCGCCGACAACCTGTTCAGCGTGGTGCGCGCCATCTCCGAGATCGGCGTGATCGGGGTCGGCATGACCCTGGTGATCCTGGTCGGCGGGATCGACCTGTCCGTCGGCTCGGTGGTCGGGCTGGCCAGCGTCGGCATCGCGGAGCTGCTCACCGCCGACGACTGGGGACTCGTCCCGGCGGTGCTGCTGATCCTTGCGATGGGCCTGGTTTTCGGCCTGCTGCAAGGGATCGCGAGCGCCCGGTTCCGCATCCAGGCGTTCATCGTCACGCTCGCCGGCATGCAGATCGCGCGCGGGCTGGCCCGGATGTGGTCCGGCGGCGAGGGCGTGTCCATCACCTACGGCGACGGGAAGGGCCAGGCGCCGGTGCCGTTCTCGCTGCTGGGCGAGCGGACGTTCGGCGGCGTGGTGCCGATCCCGGCGCTGATCTTCGTGGTGGTCGCCGTGCTGGCCATGGTGCTGCTGCGGGTCAGCGCGTTCTCCCGGCACGTTTACGCGATCGGCGGCAACGAGCGGGCCGCGAGCCTGTCCGGCGTGCCGGTGACCCGGGTGAAGGTGCTCGTGTTCGGCATCTGCGGGCTGCTCGCGGCGCTGGCCGGGATCGTCCACGCGGGACAGCTGAACTTCGGCGGCCCCAACGACGGCGTCGGCTACGAGCTGAACGCGATCGCCGCCGTGGTGATCGGCGGGACCAGCCTCTCGGGCGGGCGCGGGTCCGTCCTCGGCACCGTGGCGGGCGCGCTGCTCGTCGGCGTGCTGGACAACATCCTGCAGCTCAACGACGTCGACTCCAACGTACAGCTGATCGTGGTGGGCGTGGTGATCGTGTTCGCCGCCGGCCTGCAGCGGCTGCGGCCGGCGTCGCTCGGCGCGGCCGGGGCCCGGGCGCCGGCCGCGCCGCCCACGGATTCTCAGGCAGATTCTCAGGCAGGGAAGGGGAGCTGATGTCCAAGAACACCCGCCGGATGGCGGTTTTGGTGGCCGCCGGGATGGCCCTCGCGGCCTGCGGCACCACCCACGAGAACGCGCCCGGTGCGTCGTCCGGCACCGCGCCCGCGCCCAAGGCCTGCAAGGGGCCCGGCGGCAAGTTCACCATCGGCATGAGCCAGGCGAACCTCGCCGAGCCGTACCGCGTGCGGATGGACGACGACATCCGCAAGGCGGCGGCGGGCGTGCCGCAGTTCACCGTCCACTACTCCGATGCCGCGCAGGACAATTCGAAGCAGGTGGAACAGGTCAACACGTTCCTCACGCAGAAGATCGACCTGCTGATCATCAGCCCCAACGAGGCGACGCCGCTGACCGGCGTCGTCAAGCAGGCCTACGACCAGGGCATCCCGGTGCTGGTGCTGGACCGGAAGGTGGACGGCGACGCGTACACGTCGTTCATCGGCGCGGACAACGTGGACATCGGGCGCCAGGCGGGCCAGTTCTTCGCCGAGAAATTGCTGCCACAGGGCGGAAAGATCGTCGAGCTGAAGGGGCTCGCCGGCGCGACACCCGCCAAGGAGCGCAGCGACGGCTTCGACAAGGGCATCGCGGGCAAGAACGTGAGCATCATCGGCACGGCGGACGCGGATTGGTTGCGGGACAAGGGCCAGCAGCAGGCCGACGCCCTGCTCAAGGCGCACCCGGACGCGCAGGCGATCTTCTCCGAGAACGACCCGATGGCCGAGGGCGCGCGGCTGGCCGCGCAGAACGCGGGCAAGCCGGACCTGCCGATCGTCGGCATCGACGGGCTGCCCGTGCCCGAGGGCGGCATCAAGGCGGTGGAGGCCGGGCGGCTGTCGGCGACGTTCGTCTACCCGACGGGCGGCGCGGAAGCCGTTGCCGCGGCCAAGAAACTGCTCATCGACTGCCAGCCGGTGGCCAAGACGCAGACGCTCGGCACCCGGCTGGTGACCAAGGACAACGCGGCCGCGGTGTACGAAGAGTTCAACCGAGGCTGAGCAGAGTGAGCAAGGACAACGGCGCGCACGCGGCGTCCGGCCGCGGCTGAGCAGAGGGGCAAGCATGGCTCGAATCGGCGTCCTCGCCATCTCCGACGGGCGCGACCACGTGCACCGCCGCAACACCGGGTTCATCCGGTCCAAACGGGACAGTTTCGTCGCGGCGCTGGAAGCGGCGGGGCACGAGGTGGTCGTCGGCGACCTGGTGGCGACGAACACCGTCGCCACGTCGGCGGCGCGGGAGGTCGCGGCCGCGGGCGTGGACGTGACGGTGTTCTACTACGCGGTGTGGAGCTTCCCGCACTTCACGATGCTCGCGGCGGACGCGACCACAAGCCCGCTGCTGCTGGTCGCCAGCACGGACCCGGCCGAGCCGGGGCTGGTCGGGATGCTCGCCGCCGGGGGCGCGCTGGACCAGATCGGCCGCGCGCACACCCGGCTGTGGGGCGCGCC
This genomic interval carries:
- a CDS encoding sugar ABC transporter ATP-binding protein, which produces MGDDGVALVELAGVSKAYGGVRAVRSVDFTVHAGEVHALLGENGAGKSTLMKVLSGEVAADEGTIRIAGEAVRFARPADAQRAGVAMIHQELDLVPALSVAENVFLGREPHTRGVLDRRRMVAETRQLLARTGVGFDAATPVELLRTGERQLVTIAKALSLDARILIMDEPTSALSPHEVTRLFAVIDQLRRDGVAVVYISHRMEEIGRVADRATVLRNGEVVAEFAARELTAAQAAEAMVGRPVHLMFHAETRATATEDVLEVADLVVRPRAGRREPAGISLRVGAGEIVGVAGLLGSGRTELLETLYGAGPKSARSGTVRLRGKDFRPRSPRAALRAGVAYVPEDRRVSGLALEHSVLANTVLSIVDGMARFGLVPAARERSRARETAERLGVKLTSLADPVGALSGGNQQKVVLGRALLTEPALLLLDEPTRGVDVGAKAEIYRILGEIARTGVGVLLASSEPAELVGVCDRVVVLRGGRSVDELDTALAGEAELLAASMGDVQ
- a CDS encoding ABC transporter permease, coding for MKAVAVLFRFQSVFGLVIVFAAAVAFSPSYGGSLVFLGADNLFSVVRAISEIGVIGVGMTLVILVGGIDLSVGSVVGLASVGIAELLTADDWGLVPAVLLILAMGLVFGLLQGIASARFRIQAFIVTLAGMQIARGLARMWSGGEGVSITYGDGKGQAPVPFSLLGERTFGGVVPIPALIFVVVAVLAMVLLRVSAFSRHVYAIGGNERAASLSGVPVTRVKVLVFGICGLLAALAGIVHAGQLNFGGPNDGVGYELNAIAAVVIGGTSLSGGRGSVLGTVAGALLVGVLDNILQLNDVDSNVQLIVVGVVIVFAAGLQRLRPASLGAAGARAPAAPPTDSQADSQAGKGS
- a CDS encoding substrate-binding domain-containing protein encodes the protein MSKNTRRMAVLVAAGMALAACGTTHENAPGASSGTAPAPKACKGPGGKFTIGMSQANLAEPYRVRMDDDIRKAAAGVPQFTVHYSDAAQDNSKQVEQVNTFLTQKIDLLIISPNEATPLTGVVKQAYDQGIPVLVLDRKVDGDAYTSFIGADNVDIGRQAGQFFAEKLLPQGGKIVELKGLAGATPAKERSDGFDKGIAGKNVSIIGTADADWLRDKGQQQADALLKAHPDAQAIFSENDPMAEGARLAAQNAGKPDLPIVGIDGLPVPEGGIKAVEAGRLSATFVYPTGGAEAVAAAKKLLIDCQPVAKTQTLGTRLVTKDNAAAVYEEFNRG